A window of the Bradyrhizobium ottawaense genome harbors these coding sequences:
- a CDS encoding Tim44 domain-containing protein, which yields MNFTHMRGIVRAIAVVLSLAVPLVIAISSADARIGGGGSSGSRGSRTFAAPPSTTTAPGTAQPFNRTFTQPGSPGMGAPATAGAAKGGFFNRPGLLGGLAAGFLGAGLLGMLFGGGMFSGLGGLSSIFGLILQIGLIIIVVRLAMSWWQRRHTPAAAYAGASGPAPSPAAAQNSFRSGMGFGLGSGSAPLEILPADYEAFERLLGEIQGAWSDEDIAKLNTLATPEMVSYFSKDLEENKARNDVNKTSNVKLLQGDLAEAWREGETDYASVAMRFSLVDKTLERGTGRLVAGSDTPIEATEVWTFARRRGANWELSAIQQTN from the coding sequence ATGAATTTCACGCATATGCGCGGAATTGTTCGGGCCATCGCCGTTGTCCTGTCACTGGCGGTTCCGCTGGTAATCGCGATCTCGTCGGCTGACGCCCGCATCGGCGGTGGCGGCAGTTCCGGTTCGCGGGGATCGCGGACCTTTGCGGCGCCCCCCAGCACGACCACCGCGCCGGGCACGGCGCAGCCGTTCAACCGCACCTTTACCCAGCCGGGTAGCCCCGGAATGGGTGCACCGGCCACGGCAGGCGCTGCCAAAGGCGGGTTCTTCAATCGGCCCGGGCTGCTCGGCGGTCTGGCCGCGGGCTTCCTGGGCGCCGGCCTGCTCGGCATGCTGTTCGGGGGCGGGATGTTCTCCGGCCTCGGCGGCCTGTCGTCGATCTTCGGCCTGATATTGCAGATCGGCCTAATCATCATCGTGGTGCGGCTGGCAATGTCGTGGTGGCAGCGCCGCCATACCCCGGCGGCGGCCTATGCCGGCGCTAGCGGGCCTGCTCCGAGCCCTGCCGCTGCGCAGAACAGCTTCCGCTCCGGAATGGGCTTTGGGCTCGGTTCGGGCAGCGCACCGCTGGAGATCCTGCCGGCCGACTATGAAGCCTTCGAGCGGCTGCTCGGTGAGATCCAGGGCGCGTGGTCGGACGAGGATATCGCCAAGCTGAATACGCTGGCGACGCCCGAGATGGTGTCCTACTTCTCCAAGGATCTCGAGGAGAACAAGGCCCGGAACGACGTCAACAAGACCTCGAACGTCAAGCTGCTGCAGGGCGACCTCGCGGAAGCGTGGCGCGAAGGCGAAACCGACTATGCGAGCGTCGCGATGCGCTTCTCGCTGGTCGACAAGACGCTGGAGCGCGGCACCGGCCGGCTGGTCGCCGGCAGCGACACGCCGATCGAAGCCACCGAAGTCTGGACCTTCGCACGCCGGCGCGGCGCCAACTGGGAACTCTCGGCGATCCAGCAGACCAACTGA
- a CDS encoding lectin, translating into MKNFARIMAPAAALAAISFVAAQPAQAQSAATSFFVTSNGIGNGGNLGGLAGADNQCQTLAQAAGAGAKTWRAYLSTQEASGTPAVNARDRIGKGPWQNAKGVVIAKDVAELHGANGLTKQTALNEKGEVVNGRGDTPNRHDALTGSQPDGTAFAAGEDRTCKNWTSSTQGAAMLGHIDRIGLRDDDASKSWNSSHPSRGADGGCSQADFKSTGGDGLMYCFAAN; encoded by the coding sequence ATGAAGAATTTTGCCAGGATCATGGCGCCGGCCGCAGCCCTTGCCGCGATCTCGTTTGTCGCCGCGCAGCCGGCGCAGGCGCAATCGGCCGCCACCAGCTTTTTCGTGACCAGCAATGGTATCGGCAATGGCGGCAATCTCGGCGGTCTCGCCGGCGCCGACAATCAATGCCAGACCCTGGCGCAGGCCGCCGGAGCGGGCGCCAAAACCTGGCGCGCCTATCTTTCAACCCAGGAGGCCTCCGGCACGCCTGCCGTGAACGCGCGCGACCGCATCGGCAAGGGGCCGTGGCAGAATGCCAAGGGCGTCGTGATCGCCAAGGACGTCGCCGAATTGCACGGCGCCAACGGCCTGACCAAGCAGACCGCACTCAACGAGAAGGGTGAAGTCGTCAACGGCCGCGGCGATACGCCGAACCGCCACGACGCGCTGACAGGCTCACAGCCCGACGGCACGGCGTTTGCGGCCGGCGAGGATCGCACCTGCAAGAACTGGACGAGCTCGACGCAAGGTGCGGCCATGCTCGGGCATATCGACCGCATCGGCCTGCGTGACGACGACGCCTCGAAATCCTGGAACTCGTCGCACCCCTCGCGCGGAGCCGACGGCGGCTGCTCGCAGGCCGATTTCAAAAGCACCGGCGGCGACGGCCTGATGTACTGCTTCGCGGCGAATTGA
- a CDS encoding DUF3606 domain-containing protein, which produces MADDKKKRGGMDRALIALSEAYEVAYWSKKLKITPAKLKAAVKKVGQSAKKVEAYIKLQKHKAADRALIALSQPYEVRYWSKKFKVTPAKLKAAVGAVGHSSKKVGEYLTGKKANKKKAAKKAVKKTAKKAAKKTAKKAAKKRKKKKAA; this is translated from the coding sequence ATGGCGGACGACAAGAAAAAGCGCGGCGGTATGGATCGCGCGCTGATCGCGCTGAGCGAAGCTTATGAAGTCGCTTACTGGTCGAAGAAGCTGAAGATCACGCCGGCCAAACTGAAGGCCGCCGTCAAGAAGGTAGGGCAGTCCGCGAAAAAAGTGGAAGCCTATATCAAGCTGCAAAAGCACAAGGCCGCCGACCGGGCGCTGATCGCGTTGAGCCAGCCCTATGAAGTCCGCTACTGGTCGAAGAAATTCAAGGTCACGCCGGCCAAACTGAAGGCTGCGGTCGGCGCCGTCGGACATTCCTCGAAGAAGGTCGGCGAATATCTCACTGGCAAGAAGGCGAACAAGAAGAAGGCCGCCAAGAAGGCTGTGAAGAAAACGGCCAAGAAAGCCGCCAAGAAAACTGCAAAGAAGGCCGCGAAGAAGCGCAAAAAGAAAAAGGCCGCCTGA